A genomic window from Emys orbicularis isolate rEmyOrb1 chromosome 8, rEmyOrb1.hap1, whole genome shotgun sequence includes:
- the CDKN2C gene encoding cyclin-dependent kinase 4 inhibitor C produces MAEPLGNELASAAARGDLVQLTNLLQTNVNVNAQNGFGRTALQVMKLGNPEIARQLLITGANPDLKDSTGFAVIHDAARAGFLDTLQTLLEFNADVNIEDNEGNLPLHLAAKEGHLPVVEFLIKRTESKVGHRNKKGDTAYDLAKLYKRNDVVKLMEGSTLSAEATDTN; encoded by the exons ATGGCCGAGCCTTTGGGGAACGAGTTGGCGTCCGCAGCTGCAAGGGGGGACCTAGTGCAACTTACTAATTTGTTGCAAACGAATGTAAACGTCAATGCCCAAAATGGATTTGGGAGGACTGCGCTGCAG GTCATGAAACTTGGGAATCCTGAAATTGCCAGGCAGTTGCTAATTACAGGTGCTAATCCTGATCTGAAAGACAGTACAGGGTTCGCTGTAATTCATGATGCAGCCAGAGCGGGTTTCCTGGACACGCTGCAGACTTTACTGGAGTTTAACGCTGATGTTAACATTGAGGATAATGAGGGAAACCTGCCATTGCACTTGGCAGCTAAAGAAGGCCACCTCCCAGTAGTGGAATTCCTTATTAAGCGCACAGAAAGCAAGGTGGGACATCGGAACAAGAAGGGAGACACTGCCTACGATTTGGCTAAACTGTACAAGAGGAACGATGTAGTTAAACTAATGGAAGGCAGCACTTTAAGTGCAGAAGCTACAGATACGAATTAA